Proteins encoded within one genomic window of Lysinibacillus louembei:
- a CDS encoding CoxG family protein produces the protein MATASHSVTIPVPVETVWKYVSKIEHWATLVPAYKEHEQIDEQKSVWTFEGNFKGLKKTVKMELSIIEFNEPSNIKFELKGLTDNFTGSGKFTAEENAGKTTMTGILEVNAGGLSGAVLTPVIKMVLPKVTSRLTEKIARQIK, from the coding sequence ATGGCAACAGCATCACATTCAGTAACAATTCCTGTACCTGTTGAAACGGTATGGAAGTATGTAAGTAAAATTGAGCATTGGGCAACATTGGTTCCTGCGTATAAGGAACATGAGCAAATTGATGAACAAAAATCAGTTTGGACATTTGAAGGTAATTTTAAAGGCTTGAAAAAGACAGTGAAAATGGAATTAAGCATTATTGAATTTAATGAGCCATCAAACATTAAATTCGAGCTAAAGGGCTTAACGGATAACTTTACAGGAAGCGGTAAATTTACGGCTGAAGAAAATGCTGGAAAAACAACGATGACAGGTATTCTCGAAGTAAATGCTGGCGGCTTGTCAGGTGCTGTTTTAACACCGGTTATTAAAATGGTGCTACCAAAAGTAACATCACGTTTGACAGAGAAAATCGCACGACAAATTAAATAA
- a CDS encoding bifunctional diguanylate cyclase/phosphodiesterase, giving the protein MRKIDERFPYIKHPTRLFIIIIAVLVITLLLQDHLYALFGEHNYIMVHLIVEMFIVAATVSIVMQVLTSAHYKLTNRAVYLIALFGSITLLEILHTLSYEGMPFLLYESEAYRATWLYMVIRILLPIGLIFIFLVPLKIVQKSFALLVGAGVAIAVFGIAYTVYAPVKILPLLANEQGPTALKNSLQATAAALQFVLIIIILGGKKRDTNLYYVFASICLIFSDILFIFFADVHNISNFLGHIFHLFAFYLFVQAIYYSAIERPYREISKAKKSLEQSEQAMYKMAYYDELTQLPNERFFMEQLHKFTKNEDTKTVLILELGRLSMIQSTLGSHYADRLKCSVADRIREMLPNKYSIYFLGEDRFAILMLDDLGDEAILNVVDSLQSIMQKPFPIQHFSLMSHFNVGIAQYPKDAIDSQTLFKYAEFAMYEARQHKKNVLFYEPVMSEKRSAKLVLENDLRQAIARNELIVEYQPQLHLASREIESVEALVRWQHGQLGLISPANFIPIAEETGLIIPIGQWVLKEACMQAKKWQAQGMFIKVAVNISLGQLLQDNLTQYVQDILAETELDARYLQLEITESMTMNIESITTVIQTLQEYGVTIAVDDFGTGYSSLSYLKDFPLDCLKIDRSFIWNMDQNTEGDALVLMILSMAKHLKLKVVAEGIETEKQLVYLTKASCDTIQGFLISKPLPAQVLEETFNEIESKAQRLLEKIYEEAR; this is encoded by the coding sequence ATGAGAAAAATAGATGAGAGATTTCCTTATATTAAACATCCAACTAGGCTTTTTATCATAATTATTGCAGTATTAGTCATAACACTATTGTTACAAGATCATTTATATGCTCTCTTCGGTGAACATAATTATATAATGGTTCATCTTATCGTTGAAATGTTTATTGTGGCAGCAACCGTTTCCATTGTTATGCAAGTGCTAACAAGTGCACATTATAAACTAACAAATAGGGCGGTGTATTTAATTGCGTTATTCGGTTCCATTACGCTTTTAGAAATTTTACATACATTATCATATGAAGGAATGCCCTTCCTTCTTTATGAAAGTGAGGCATATCGAGCAACTTGGCTCTATATGGTTATTAGAATACTGTTGCCGATAGGTCTGATTTTTATTTTTTTAGTACCGTTAAAAATTGTTCAAAAAAGCTTTGCATTATTAGTTGGAGCTGGGGTTGCTATTGCTGTATTCGGAATTGCTTATACTGTGTATGCGCCAGTGAAAATATTGCCGCTACTTGCTAATGAACAAGGTCCAACTGCATTAAAAAATAGCTTACAAGCAACTGCTGCAGCTTTACAATTTGTATTAATTATCATTATTTTAGGTGGTAAAAAAAGAGATACCAACTTGTATTATGTATTTGCCTCTATTTGTTTAATTTTTAGCGATATCTTATTTATCTTTTTTGCAGATGTTCATAATATTAGTAATTTTTTAGGGCATATTTTTCATTTATTTGCTTTTTATTTATTTGTACAAGCGATTTACTATTCAGCTATTGAAAGACCTTATCGAGAAATTTCCAAGGCGAAAAAATCGCTTGAGCAATCGGAGCAAGCAATGTATAAAATGGCTTACTACGATGAGCTTACACAGCTTCCAAATGAGCGTTTCTTTATGGAGCAGCTCCATAAATTCACTAAAAATGAAGATACGAAAACGGTGTTGATTTTAGAACTAGGGCGACTGTCCATGATTCAATCAACGTTAGGCTCTCATTATGCAGATCGTTTAAAATGTAGCGTAGCAGACCGCATACGTGAAATGCTGCCAAATAAGTATAGTATTTATTTTCTTGGGGAAGATCGCTTTGCTATTTTGATGCTAGATGATTTAGGCGATGAGGCAATTTTAAATGTTGTTGATAGCTTGCAAAGCATTATGCAGAAGCCATTTCCAATTCAGCATTTTTCATTGATGAGTCACTTTAATGTAGGAATCGCACAATATCCAAAGGATGCTATTGATAGTCAAACTTTATTTAAATATGCGGAGTTTGCCATGTATGAGGCAAGACAGCACAAAAAAAATGTATTATTTTATGAGCCTGTAATGTCGGAAAAGCGCTCAGCAAAATTAGTGCTTGAAAACGATTTACGTCAAGCAATTGCTAGAAATGAACTAATTGTAGAATATCAGCCACAGCTCCATTTAGCATCAAGAGAAATTGAATCTGTTGAGGCATTAGTAAGATGGCAGCACGGTCAACTTGGTTTGATTTCACCAGCGAACTTTATTCCAATTGCTGAAGAAACGGGGCTTATTATACCGATAGGGCAGTGGGTATTGAAAGAAGCTTGTATGCAGGCGAAAAAATGGCAAGCACAAGGAATGTTTATCAAGGTTGCTGTAAATATATCATTAGGGCAATTGCTGCAAGATAATTTAACGCAATATGTGCAGGATATTTTGGCTGAAACAGAGCTAGACGCACGTTATTTGCAGTTGGAAATAACGGAAAGTATGACGATGAATATTGAATCTATTACAACAGTTATTCAAACATTGCAGGAATATGGTGTGACAATTGCAGTGGATGACTTTGGGACAGGCTATTCATCACTATCTTATTTAAAAGATTTTCCACTCGACTGTTTAAAAATAGATCGCAGCTTCATCTGGAATATGGACCAAAATACAGAAGGAGATGCGCTCGTTTTGATGATATTATCAATGGCGAAGCATTTAAAGTTAAAGGTCGTAGCAGAGGGGATTGAAACAGAGAAACAGCTAGTATACTTAACAAAGGCTTCTTGTGATACAATTCAAGGCTTTTTAATTAGCAAACCATTACCTGCTCAAGTATTAGAGGAAACGTTCAATGAAATTGAAAGTAAAGCGCAGCGATTATTAGAAAAAATATATGAGGAAGCAAGATAG
- a CDS encoding aminotransferase class I/II-fold pyridoxal phosphate-dependent enzyme, producing MSTRLSQHNAPIYEALQQFKSQRIVPFDVPGHKRGRGNPELTAFLGEQCVGIDVNSMKPLDNLCHPVSVIKDAEELAAEAFGAANAFFMVNGTTSAVQSMVLTACKRGEKIILPRNVHRSVINALVVCGAEPVYVNPDMDYQLGISLGMKISQVEKAIKENPDAKAILVNNPTYYGICSDLQGIVNLAHEHGMLVLVDEAHGTHFYFGENMPITAMAAGADMAAVSMHKSGGSLTQSSFLLMGPAINAGYARQIVNLTQTTSGSYLLLSSLDLSRRNLALNGKGIFEHVVQLSQYARDEINKIGDYYAYSSELINGDSIYDFDATKLSVHTLDIGLAGIEVYDILRDEYDIQIEFGDIGNILAYVSVGDRKRDVERLVSALAEIRRRYKTDKAGLITQEYIDPQVMTTPQYAFYAEKELLPLRETIGRVCSEFVMCYPPGIPILAPGEKITQEIVEYIEYAKEKDCTIIGPEDVEIARLNVLTEVL from the coding sequence ATGAGTACGCGATTGTCACAACATAATGCGCCAATCTATGAAGCGTTACAGCAATTTAAAAGTCAGCGCATTGTGCCATTTGATGTACCAGGACATAAACGAGGACGCGGCAATCCTGAGTTGACAGCATTTTTAGGCGAGCAATGTGTGGGCATTGATGTCAATTCGATGAAGCCGCTCGATAATCTATGTCACCCTGTGTCAGTCATTAAAGATGCGGAGGAGCTAGCTGCAGAAGCATTTGGTGCAGCCAATGCCTTTTTTATGGTGAACGGTACAACCTCAGCGGTACAATCAATGGTGTTAACTGCATGTAAGCGTGGAGAAAAAATTATTTTACCACGCAATGTGCATCGCAGTGTCATTAATGCACTCGTTGTTTGTGGAGCAGAGCCTGTTTATGTAAATCCAGATATGGATTATCAGCTTGGTATTTCACTTGGCATGAAAATTTCACAGGTGGAAAAAGCAATTAAGGAAAATCCTGATGCGAAGGCGATTTTAGTGAATAATCCAACGTATTATGGCATTTGCTCGGATTTACAAGGCATCGTTAACTTAGCACATGAGCATGGTATGCTTGTACTTGTCGATGAAGCGCACGGCACACATTTTTATTTTGGTGAAAATATGCCGATTACAGCGATGGCGGCAGGTGCGGATATGGCGGCTGTTAGCATGCACAAATCAGGTGGAAGCTTGACGCAAAGCTCATTTTTATTAATGGGGCCTGCGATTAACGCTGGCTATGCTCGCCAAATTGTTAACTTAACGCAAACGACAAGCGGTTCGTATTTATTATTATCTAGTTTAGATTTATCCCGTCGTAATTTAGCGTTAAATGGCAAAGGCATTTTCGAGCATGTCGTGCAGCTATCGCAATATGCGCGCGATGAAATTAATAAAATTGGTGACTACTATGCCTACTCTAGTGAGCTGATTAATGGTGATAGCATTTATGATTTTGATGCAACAAAGCTGTCGGTGCACACATTGGATATTGGCTTAGCTGGGATTGAAGTGTATGACATTTTGCGTGATGAATACGATATTCAAATCGAGTTTGGGGATATTGGCAATATTTTAGCCTACGTTTCTGTCGGTGATCGTAAGCGTGATGTTGAGCGTTTAGTGAGCGCATTAGCAGAAATCCGCCGCCGTTATAAAACGGATAAAGCGGGGTTAATTACACAAGAATATATCGACCCACAAGTGATGACAACACCACAATATGCATTTTATGCAGAGAAGGAATTGCTGCCACTACGTGAAACGATTGGTCGCGTTTGTAGCGAGTTTGTTATGTGTTACCCGCCAGGCATTCCGATTTTGGCACCAGGTGAAAAAATTACCCAGGAAATTGTCGAATATATTGAATATGCAAAAGAAAAGGACTGCACAATTATCGGTCCTGAAGATGTGGAAATTGCACGACTCAACGTATTAACGGAGGTGCTGTGA
- a CDS encoding sigma-70 family RNA polymerase sigma factor, which produces MKGHDEQLRQAMEAYGDYLVQLIYTYVRNWQTAEDLTQETFIRYYRSLPKFRHDAAVKTYLYRIAINVTHDYLMSWKHKKVVVSELFQKWLKTTQTPEVELLHKDEQQQLVWEIENLPTKYKDVIVLFHFAEFSLEESGDILGVPINTVKTRLRRARQMLGQALEEGELNERPHSKGNEGRL; this is translated from the coding sequence GTGAAGGGGCATGACGAGCAATTGCGGCAAGCAATGGAGGCATACGGAGATTATTTAGTTCAGCTTATTTATACATATGTACGCAATTGGCAAACGGCAGAGGATTTAACACAGGAAACATTTATCCGTTATTACCGTTCTCTGCCCAAATTTCGTCACGATGCGGCTGTCAAAACCTATTTATACCGTATTGCCATTAATGTGACCCATGATTATTTAATGAGCTGGAAGCATAAAAAAGTGGTCGTGTCAGAGCTTTTTCAAAAATGGTTGAAAACAACGCAAACACCAGAGGTAGAATTGCTGCATAAAGATGAGCAACAACAGCTTGTTTGGGAGATTGAAAACTTGCCAACGAAATATAAGGATGTCATTGTGCTCTTTCATTTCGCTGAATTTTCATTAGAGGAAAGTGGCGATATTTTAGGCGTGCCAATTAATACAGTGAAAACAAGGCTTAGAAGGGCGAGGCAAATGTTAGGTCAAGCATTAGAGGAGGGAGAGCTAAATGAAAGACCCCATTCAAAAGGCAATGAAGGACGCTTATAA
- a CDS encoding saccharopine dehydrogenase family protein, with protein MAKALIIGAGGVASVAVHKCVQNSEVFEEICIASRTKSKCDDLKAKLDGQGTKITTAQVDADNVEELIALINEVKPDIVMNLALPYQDLTIMDACLATKTHYMDTANYEPEDTAKFEYKWQWEYHERFKEAGITALLGSGFDPGVTGVFTAHALKHHFDEIEYIDILDCNGGDHGYPFATNFNPEINIREVSANGRYWKEGEWIETKPMEIKRVYNFEEVGEKDMYLLYHEELESLAKNVPGLKQIRFFMTFGQSYLTHLQCLENVGMTSIEPIMFEGKEIIPLQFLKAVLPDPASLGPRTKGKTNIGCIFRGKKDGEDKTYYVYNICDHEACYAEVGSQAVSYTTGVPAMIGAMLVVNGEWNKPGVYNVEEFNPDPYMDALNKWGLPWKESFNPELVD; from the coding sequence ATGGCAAAAGCATTAATTATCGGAGCAGGCGGCGTAGCGTCTGTAGCAGTTCATAAATGTGTACAAAACAGCGAGGTATTTGAAGAAATTTGCATCGCAAGCCGTACAAAATCAAAATGTGATGACTTAAAAGCAAAATTAGATGGTCAAGGTACAAAAATTACAACAGCACAGGTTGATGCAGATAACGTAGAGGAGCTAATTGCGTTAATTAACGAAGTGAAGCCTGATATCGTGATGAACCTTGCATTACCATATCAAGACTTAACAATTATGGACGCATGCTTAGCAACAAAAACGCACTACATGGATACGGCAAACTATGAGCCAGAAGATACAGCAAAATTCGAATACAAATGGCAGTGGGAATACCATGAGCGCTTTAAAGAAGCAGGCATTACAGCACTTTTAGGCTCAGGCTTCGACCCAGGTGTAACAGGTGTATTCACTGCACATGCATTAAAGCATCATTTCGATGAAATCGAATATATCGACATTTTAGACTGCAACGGTGGCGACCATGGTTACCCATTCGCAACAAACTTCAACCCAGAAATCAACATTCGCGAAGTATCAGCGAACGGTCGTTACTGGAAAGAGGGCGAATGGATTGAAACAAAGCCAATGGAAATTAAACGCGTCTACAACTTTGAAGAAGTTGGCGAAAAAGATATGTACTTGCTATACCATGAGGAGCTTGAGTCATTAGCGAAAAATGTGCCAGGCTTAAAGCAAATTCGCTTCTTCATGACATTCGGTCAAAGCTATTTAACGCATTTACAATGCTTAGAAAATGTAGGGATGACATCAATCGAGCCAATTATGTTTGAAGGTAAGGAAATTATTCCCCTACAATTTTTAAAAGCGGTATTACCAGACCCAGCATCATTAGGACCACGCACTAAAGGGAAAACAAATATCGGCTGTATTTTCCGTGGTAAAAAAGATGGCGAAGACAAAACATATTATGTTTACAATATTTGTGACCACGAAGCTTGCTATGCAGAGGTTGGTTCACAAGCGGTTTCTTACACAACAGGCGTACCTGCAATGATTGGTGCGATGCTAGTTGTCAATGGTGAGTGGAACAAGCCAGGCGTTTACAATGTAGAGGAATTCAACCCAGACCCATACATGGACGCATTAAACAAATGGGGCTTACCTTGGAAAGAGAGCTTCAATCCGGAGTTGGTTGACTAA
- a CDS encoding bifunctional diguanylate cyclase/phosphodiesterase, with translation MGTNERFIYIEHPIRLLIIIILTVIISLVMNNYLYSIFGMNNYVIIHLILELFIIAMAVSIVIQVFISMRYSISNRLTFLAMIFSAVTVVEILHTISYPGMPFFFYESDMSRATWFYLFMRIIVAVGLSSFLMVPFKYVGVRYVVVFAAVVTSILSIFTFLVYSGQLPPLMDAQGATPLKHLLHGIVICLQIMFLVVTVKKGTKRKNLYYIFASICFIVSDILFIVFPDVLNISNFVGHFFQLVAYFLIVQTIYYSGMEKPYREILEAKDSLEQSERVAHKLAYYDELTGLPNERYFKEQINQSLTADQRVKTVVVLEIDRLLMIRSTLGSSYADIFKQSVAQKIVQILPAQYSVYLLREELFAIFIEDLDDWHVCRLVQDLQNIMKEPFQIQHFSLNSHFNVGIAQYPKDAEEADGLLKYAQFAMYEAREDSGSVLFYEEKMSESRANRILLEHDLRQAIERNELYIEYQPQLNLQTGKIYSVEALVRWQHGKRGFISPGEFIPLAEESGLIIPIGQWVLEQACKQAKAWQAQNRYLKVAVNLSLGQLLQDNFVEHVQDILDETDLDASYLQLEITESMTINTDSVMAVIQSLHEQGITIAVDDFGTGYSSLSYLKDFPVNCLKIDRSFVWNIDNSTEEDAIVLLILSMAKHLKLSVVAEGIETEQQLAYLEQAQCDSIQGFLISKPLRGTVLEEQFEEIENRAQQLLVKIKPQPI, from the coding sequence ATGGGAACTAATGAAAGATTTATATATATTGAACACCCCATCCGTTTATTAATCATAATCATTTTGACCGTCATTATTTCTTTAGTCATGAATAATTATTTATATAGTATTTTTGGGATGAATAATTATGTAATTATCCACCTTATTTTAGAGTTGTTCATTATTGCAATGGCGGTCTCCATTGTTATCCAAGTATTTATCTCTATGCGTTATAGCATAAGCAATCGTCTCACTTTTTTAGCAATGATTTTTTCGGCTGTGACAGTAGTAGAAATTTTACATACAATCTCTTATCCAGGGATGCCGTTTTTCTTTTATGAAAGTGATATGTCTCGAGCAACTTGGTTTTATTTATTTATGAGAATCATTGTGGCAGTGGGTTTAAGTTCATTTTTAATGGTCCCATTCAAATATGTAGGCGTTCGATATGTCGTCGTTTTCGCTGCGGTTGTAACAAGTATCTTAAGCATTTTTACATTCCTTGTTTATTCAGGACAATTGCCACCGTTAATGGATGCACAAGGAGCTACTCCTTTAAAACATCTTTTACATGGAATCGTTATATGCCTACAAATTATGTTTCTTGTTGTGACAGTGAAAAAAGGAACAAAACGAAAAAATTTATATTATATTTTTGCCTCTATTTGTTTTATTGTGAGCGATATTTTATTCATTGTCTTTCCAGATGTACTAAATATTAGTAATTTCGTCGGTCATTTTTTTCAGCTTGTCGCTTATTTTTTAATTGTGCAAACGATTTATTATTCAGGAATGGAGAAGCCATATCGGGAAATTTTAGAGGCAAAGGACTCCTTGGAGCAATCTGAACGAGTTGCACATAAGCTAGCTTACTATGATGAGCTAACAGGACTTCCAAATGAGCGTTATTTTAAAGAGCAAATAAATCAATCTTTAACGGCTGATCAGCGTGTGAAGACGGTGGTTGTCTTAGAAATAGATCGACTATTAATGATCCGTTCAACGTTAGGTTCAAGCTATGCTGATATTTTTAAGCAAAGCGTCGCACAAAAAATTGTGCAAATACTACCGGCGCAATATTCGGTTTATTTATTGAGAGAAGAGCTTTTTGCTATATTTATTGAAGACTTAGATGATTGGCATGTATGCCGACTTGTTCAAGATTTACAAAATATAATGAAAGAGCCATTTCAAATTCAACATTTTTCATTAAACAGTCATTTTAATGTTGGCATTGCACAATATCCAAAAGATGCAGAAGAGGCAGATGGACTATTAAAATATGCACAATTTGCTATGTATGAGGCACGTGAGGATAGCGGTAGTGTACTATTTTATGAAGAGAAGATGTCAGAGTCGCGTGCCAATCGCATTTTATTAGAGCATGATTTGCGTCAAGCGATTGAAAGAAATGAACTATATATCGAGTATCAACCACAATTAAATTTGCAAACAGGTAAAATTTATTCTGTAGAAGCCTTAGTAAGGTGGCAGCATGGTAAACGAGGCTTTATCTCTCCTGGAGAGTTCATTCCACTTGCAGAGGAATCAGGGTTAATTATTCCAATTGGACAGTGGGTATTAGAGCAAGCATGTAAGCAAGCAAAAGCATGGCAAGCGCAAAATCGCTATTTAAAAGTTGCTGTTAATTTATCATTGGGACAACTATTACAAGATAACTTTGTTGAGCATGTTCAAGATATTTTAGACGAAACCGATCTTGATGCGAGCTATTTGCAGTTAGAAATTACCGAAAGTATGACGATTAATACGGATTCTGTTATGGCTGTTATTCAAAGCTTACATGAGCAAGGAATTACAATAGCTGTGGACGATTTTGGAACAGGCTATTCCTCGCTATCCTATTTAAAGGATTTTCCTGTCAATTGCTTGAAAATCGATCGAAGCTTCGTATGGAATATTGATAACAGTACAGAAGAGGATGCGATTGTGCTATTGATTTTATCGATGGCAAAGCATTTGAAGCTGAGCGTTGTTGCAGAAGGTATTGAAACAGAGCAGCAGCTGGCTTATTTAGAGCAGGCACAATGTGATTCCATTCAAGGTTTTTTAATTAGCAAGCCTTTACGAGGAACTGTGTTAGAGGAGCAATTTGAAGAAATTGAAAATAGGGCACAACAATTACTAGTAAAAATTAAGCCCCAGCCTATATAA
- the nspC gene encoding carboxynorspermidine decarboxylase produces MKFEQVPTPSYVVDEVLIENNLKILHGVMERTGCKIILAQKAFSMFSLYPLIGKYLSGTAASGLYEAKLGHEEMGKENHVFSPAYREDEIDEIIELCDHVVFNSFAQVEKYADKVRAAGKSVGLRINPECSTQEGQEIYDPCARGCRFGVTLKHFKPKLLDKIDGIHFHTLCEQDSDALAITLEAVEEKFGQWLPQMKWINFGGGHHITRDGYNIELLESCITRMQEKYGLEVYLEPGEAIAYRAGFLVTTVLETLENGMELAILDTSASCHMPDVLEMPYRPPLQNSGVVGEKPYAYRLGGPTCLAGDVIGDYSFDQPLAVGDRLVFEDMAIYSMVKNNTFNGMALPAIVLQDANGDCRIQKQFSYEDFKGRLS; encoded by the coding sequence ATGAAATTCGAACAAGTACCAACACCGAGCTACGTTGTAGATGAAGTGTTGATTGAAAATAATTTAAAGATTTTACATGGTGTGATGGAACGCACAGGCTGTAAAATTATTTTGGCACAAAAAGCTTTCTCTATGTTTTCGTTGTATCCACTTATCGGCAAATATTTGAGCGGAACAGCGGCAAGTGGCTTGTATGAGGCGAAGCTTGGACACGAGGAAATGGGTAAGGAAAATCACGTCTTTTCACCAGCATATCGTGAGGACGAAATCGATGAAATTATCGAGCTTTGCGACCATGTCGTCTTCAATTCCTTTGCACAGGTAGAGAAGTATGCTGACAAGGTACGAGCGGCAGGTAAAAGTGTTGGTTTGCGTATTAACCCTGAATGCTCGACACAGGAAGGGCAAGAAATTTATGACCCTTGTGCGCGTGGCTGTCGCTTTGGTGTGACATTAAAGCATTTTAAGCCAAAGCTTTTAGACAAAATCGATGGCATTCACTTCCACACTTTATGTGAGCAGGATTCAGACGCATTAGCAATTACGCTGGAAGCAGTGGAAGAGAAATTCGGTCAATGGTTGCCACAAATGAAATGGATTAATTTCGGTGGTGGGCATCATATTACACGCGATGGCTACAATATCGAGCTGCTGGAATCTTGCATTACACGCATGCAAGAGAAGTATGGGCTTGAAGTGTATTTAGAGCCAGGTGAAGCGATTGCTTACAGAGCAGGCTTCTTAGTGACGACTGTTTTAGAAACGCTAGAAAACGGCATGGAGTTAGCAATTTTAGATACATCAGCCTCTTGCCATATGCCTGATGTACTAGAAATGCCATACCGTCCACCGCTTCAAAATTCAGGTGTTGTTGGCGAAAAGCCTTATGCTTATCGCTTAGGTGGACCTACTTGCTTAGCGGGTGATGTCATCGGCGATTACTCATTCGATCAGCCATTAGCAGTAGGTGACCGTTTAGTATTTGAAGATATGGCGATTTACTCCATGGTTAAAAACAATACATTTAATGGCATGGCATTGCCTGCAATTGTTTTGCAAGATGCAAATGGTGACTGCCGCATTCAAAAACAATTTAGCTATGAGGACTTTAAAGGTCGACTTTCTTAA
- the speE gene encoding polyamine aminopropyltransferase, giving the protein MDLWFSENHTPNVRLSINVDKQLYSAQSEFQRIDVFESKEFGRFLTLDGFMMLTEKDEFIYHEMITHVPMAVHPNPKKVLIIGAGDGGVVRELVQYQSVEHIDLVEIDEMVIEAAKTYLPQTASKLDDPRVHIHIEDGLKYVRFCENEYDIIIVDSTDPFGPGEGLFTREFYGSCYKALKEDGIMVNQHESPFYDEDVAAMQRAHQRIIECFPISRVYQAHIPTYPSGHWLFGFASKKYHPVKDMSASVWKSNNIPTKYYNSNLHKGAFYLPNYVQKLLTEVEHKGDM; this is encoded by the coding sequence ATGGATTTATGGTTTAGCGAAAATCATACACCGAATGTGCGGCTGTCGATTAACGTAGATAAACAGCTATATAGCGCACAAAGCGAATTCCAGCGAATCGATGTTTTTGAATCAAAGGAATTTGGACGCTTTCTCACATTAGATGGCTTTATGATGCTAACAGAGAAGGACGAATTTATTTACCATGAAATGATTACACATGTGCCAATGGCGGTGCACCCGAATCCGAAAAAGGTATTAATTATCGGTGCAGGCGATGGTGGTGTTGTACGTGAACTTGTGCAATATCAATCGGTTGAGCATATCGATTTAGTAGAAATTGATGAAATGGTTATTGAGGCAGCGAAAACTTATTTGCCACAAACAGCAAGCAAGCTAGATGATCCGCGTGTCCATATTCATATTGAGGATGGCTTAAAATATGTACGTTTTTGTGAAAATGAATACGATATTATTATCGTTGATTCAACAGACCCATTTGGACCAGGCGAAGGGTTATTCACAAGAGAATTTTATGGCAGCTGCTATAAAGCTTTAAAGGAAGACGGCATTATGGTTAATCAGCATGAGAGCCCATTTTACGATGAGGATGTTGCTGCAATGCAGCGTGCACATCAGCGCATTATCGAGTGCTTCCCAATTAGCCGTGTTTATCAAGCGCATATCCCAACATATCCGTCAGGGCATTGGCTATTTGGCTTTGCCTCTAAAAAATATCATCCTGTGAAGGATATGAGTGCAAGCGTTTGGAAATCGAATAATATTCCAACAAAATATTATAATTCGAATTTGCATAAAGGTGCATTCTATTTACCGAATTACGTACAAAAACTACTAACAGAAGTTGAACATAAAGGAGACATGTAA